TTTTGATAATGTCATCATCCGTATAATCATTATTTGAAAACCTAGCCTGAAGCTCATGATCACCTATAACAAAAACATCTGAAGCTTTAATTCTAAATGGGTTCCCTTTTGCAACTCGCTTGTATGGATTTTTCAAAAAAGTCCCGTTAGTACTTTCATCAATTAAAAAATATGTTCCCTGCTTGCAAACAACAGAGGCGTGCTTACCAGAAATATAATTATTTGGATCTCTCAAAATCCAGTGACAATCATCATTTCTTCCTATTGTTCCGCCATTTTCATCAAAATGAAAACTTTTTTTACTAGGTGTAACTTTCCCATTTTTTACAATATCAAATATTAATTTCATTTTTCATCCGCCTTCAATTCAACTTTTTGCGGTTCAACTTGATAAAGTGGTTTATACTCTTCTTGTATCGATGTACACCCACTAGTATAGAAGATTATGCTTAGTAATATTAAAATCATTGTTTTCATGTGTATCCTTTTCTATTAATTTATATAGTAGTTTTAAGAGACAACTGATGCTCATTATCTAAGTCTATCTCTATCTTTTTCAAAACATTTTCATTGACCATGCTGTCTAAAATCAATTTTGAGAGCTGAGGCATGACAACTGTATTGATAACTAAATCAATATTCCTTGCTCCCGTTTCAATAGCATTAGATAAAAATACAATACGCTCAAGTACCTTTTGGCTATATTCTAACGTTATTGAACGTTTTAAAAGTTTCTTCTTCATAGCATCAAGTCGCATTCTTACAATCTTTTCCAAAGAGTTTTCAGTTAAATTCTTATATGGAACCACATTCATTCTACCAAGTAACGCTGGCTTAAGATATGACGAAAGAATTGGATTAATACATGCTACGATTTCTTGTATTTCAATGCTTGGATTTTGTATGCATAAATTTGTAATTTCATCTGTCGCTAAATTTGAAGTCATAAAGATAATCGTATTTTTAAAATCAATCTCTCGTCCTTCTCCATCGTTAACAAGACCTCTATCAAAAATCTGATAAAAAAGATTCAGAATATCAGGGTGTGCCTTTTCGATTTCATCTAAAAGTACTACCGAGTATGGTTTTATTCTCACGGGATCTGTAAGTTGTCCACCTTCTCCATATCCAACGTATCCAGGAGGAGAACCTATCAAACGGGAAAGTGTATGTTTTTCTTGAAACTCAGTCATATTTATAGTAGTTAAATAGCTTTCACCGCCGAACATTATATTTGCAATATTTCTTGCAGTTTCTGTTTTGCCTACTCCACTTGGACCTACCAATAAAAAAACACCCGCTGGTGCATTCTCATTCTTTAATCCCGCTACAGAAATCTGTAAAAACTGACTTAATTGTGACAACGCACCATTTTGTCCTATAATATTTTCTTGAAGGTATGCATCAAGAGATAGTATCGTTTCTGTTTGCTTTTTCACCATAGAACCTAGTGGAATACCTGTCCACGAGGAGATAACTTCAGCAACTTGGTTAAACGTTACATTTTCATATATATATGATCCCTCTTTTTGCAAAGAAATTAATTTATCTCTCTCTTTTGTAATTGATTTATCATGTGACTCTTGCTTAAGTGAATCGATTTTTTTAATTACTTCTTTTTGTTTCAACCAATTAGAAGAGAGCTTTTTTAACTCTTTATCTAATCTTTTTTGCTCTTTAGTTAAGGCATTAACTTCTTTAGCGTAATCTCCAAGTCCAAAAGTACTATCTCTTGTTAATGAACCTATTGTTCGCTCCACAATCATTTTACTAGTATTTATTTTTTGAAGTGAAAAAGGTGTATTTGTTTTTGAAATCTTAACATTTGCACATGCTGTATCTAAAACATCTATCGCTTTATCAGGAAGCTGTCTTCCTGTAATATATCGAGCCGATAACTCTGCGGATGCCACCAAAGCTTGATCTTCAATATATACCCCATGTGCTTCTTCATATTTATTAGCTACCCCTCTTAGAATCGTAATTGTATCTTCAATACTTGGTTCCAAAACATCAATTTTTTGAAAACGTCTTGAAAGAGCAGGATCTTTTTCAAAATATTTTCTATACTCAAGCCATGTTGTTGCGGCAATGGTTCTAAGATTACCCCTTGCTAAGGCAGGTTTTAAAATATTTGCAGCATCACTGCCTCCTTCATTTCCCCCTGCACCTATTAAAGTATGAGCTTCATCAATAAATAAGATAATAAATTCAGTGCTACTTTGAATCTCTTTTATTATGGCTTGAAGACGTCTTTCAAATTCACCTTTGATACTTGCTCCTGCTTGTAGTGCCCCCAAATCAAGGGATAATATCTTTGCTCCAAACAAATAATCAGGAACATCTCCATTAATAATTTTTAATGCCAATCCTTCTACGATAGCAGTTTTCCCAACACCTGCTTCTCCAACTAATATAGGATTATTCTTTCTTCGACGCAATAAAATATCAATTGCTTGTTTAATCTCTATATCTCTACATAAAACAGGATCAATTTTTCCTTCTTGAGCATTTTTTGTCAAATCTATCGTATATTTTGCGAGTTCAGTTTCTGTTATACTTTGACTTATATGTGGATTATTTAATTGTGAAGTGATATTTTTTGCACTGTTCTCTTGTAATC
This genomic stretch from Candidatus Delongbacteria bacterium harbors:
- the tssH gene encoding type VI secretion system ATPase TssH, with amino-acid sequence MKLELKKLIDTLDASMKITLESSAQKCITRSGNEVLIEDFLYVLLEEEKSSFNKLLQHYNIDYQDMKNALTLGIRRATSESPSPVFSPLLILWLEDAFLASKVSFEVDKISETILLFSFFDNASKYFNMHCFQMFNDKNKDEIKILLAGLQENSAKNITSQLNNPHISQSITETELAKYTIDLTKNAQEGKIDPVLCRDIEIKQAIDILLRRRKNNPILVGEAGVGKTAIVEGLALKIINGDVPDYLFGAKILSLDLGALQAGASIKGEFERRLQAIIKEIQSSTEFIILFIDEAHTLIGAGGNEGGSDAANILKPALARGNLRTIAATTWLEYRKYFEKDPALSRRFQKIDVLEPSIEDTITILRGVANKYEEAHGVYIEDQALVASAELSARYITGRQLPDKAIDVLDTACANVKISKTNTPFSLQKINTSKMIVERTIGSLTRDSTFGLGDYAKEVNALTKEQKRLDKELKKLSSNWLKQKEVIKKIDSLKQESHDKSITKERDKLISLQKEGSYIYENVTFNQVAEVISSWTGIPLGSMVKKQTETILSLDAYLQENIIGQNGALSQLSQFLQISVAGLKNENAPAGVFLLVGPSGVGKTETARNIANIMFGGESYLTTINMTEFQEKHTLSRLIGSPPGYVGYGEGGQLTDPVRIKPYSVVLLDEIEKAHPDILNLFYQIFDRGLVNDGEGREIDFKNTIIFMTSNLATDEITNLCIQNPSIEIQEIVACINPILSSYLKPALLGRMNVVPYKNLTENSLEKIVRMRLDAMKKKLLKRSITLEYSQKVLERIVFLSNAIETGARNIDLVINTVVMPQLSKLILDSMVNENVLKKIEIDLDNEHQLSLKTTI